One window of Thiomicrorhabdus lithotrophica genomic DNA carries:
- the secA gene encoding preprotein translocase subunit SecA, which translates to MALNIFKKIFGSRNERMLKQYRKVTEIINALEAEYEALTDEELQHKTQDFKQALSEGQTLDELLPQAFAVVREAGKRVFGMRHYDVQMIGGMALHEGRIAEMRTGEGKTLVATLPVYLNALKGEGVHVITVNDYLAKRDSEWMGQLFEFLGLSTGVILSGQTQQEKQLAYAMDVTYGTNNEFGFDYLRDNMAIYSAEKVMRGQHYAVIDEVDSILIDEARTPLIISGPSEDKAELYQKINPLVAYLEQGEEDLETKTSSGDFTIDEKSKQVYLTDDGHAKVESMMAEQGLLEEGDSLYDAAHIGLMIHVNAALRANLLFEKDRDYIVEDDQIVIIDEFTGRKMEGRRWSEGLHQAVEAKEGVKIQQESQTFASITFQNYFRQYEKLSGMTGTADTEAGEFLSTYELEVVVIPPNKVPQRVDLPDLVYLDMEGKFNAIVEDIRETHKTQQPVLVGTASIEMSEMLAKSLTKAKVPHSVLNAKQHEKEASIIANAGRPGAVTIATNMAGRGTDIVLGGNLELELAELKNPTEEKIKQVTDDWNERHAAVLGFGGLKVIGSERHESRRIDNQLRGRSGRQGDVGTTRFYLSLDDDLMRRFASEKVKSMMKRLGMASNEAIEHGMVTKSIERAQKQVERMHQDERANLLKFDDISNQQRKVVYQQRNELMADDDVSPVINSLREQVVEQIVGTYIPKGSLEEQWDVPGLEKAIAEELGAEFAIQEWLSTDTGLYEEKLIEKIIAELADIYSVKMSVVDPATRQHFEKEVLLRTIDRQWREHLSEMDYLRRGIHLRGYAQKDPFQEYRRESSEMFHNFLQEVTFETVKVLSLVQIEGTQDVADFDDQTEKERPQQLEANHPAAQGIADAMNGSEDNEQDKEGTFRREEPKVGRNDPCPCGSGKKYKQCCGKLS; encoded by the coding sequence ATGGCCTTAAATATCTTTAAAAAAATCTTTGGTAGTCGCAACGAGCGTATGTTGAAACAGTACCGTAAAGTGACAGAAATTATTAATGCATTGGAAGCTGAATATGAAGCGCTGACGGATGAAGAACTTCAACACAAGACTCAAGATTTTAAACAGGCTCTGTCAGAAGGTCAGACATTAGACGAGTTGTTACCTCAAGCATTTGCTGTTGTACGTGAAGCAGGTAAACGTGTATTTGGTATGCGTCACTATGATGTGCAGATGATTGGTGGTATGGCGCTTCATGAAGGACGCATTGCAGAAATGCGTACCGGTGAAGGTAAAACCTTAGTTGCGACCCTACCTGTTTACTTAAACGCTCTTAAAGGTGAAGGTGTTCATGTTATTACTGTGAATGACTATCTTGCTAAGCGTGACTCAGAGTGGATGGGCCAGCTGTTTGAATTTTTAGGTTTATCTACTGGTGTTATCTTAAGTGGTCAGACCCAGCAAGAAAAACAACTTGCTTACGCTATGGACGTAACTTACGGAACAAACAACGAATTTGGTTTTGATTATTTACGTGACAATATGGCGATATATTCAGCCGAAAAAGTCATGCGTGGTCAGCACTATGCTGTAATTGACGAAGTTGACTCCATCTTAATTGATGAAGCTCGTACACCACTTATTATTTCTGGGCCATCTGAAGATAAGGCTGAGCTTTACCAAAAAATTAATCCGTTAGTCGCCTATCTAGAACAAGGTGAAGAAGATTTAGAAACTAAGACATCATCAGGTGACTTCACGATTGATGAGAAATCGAAACAAGTCTATTTAACGGATGATGGTCACGCTAAAGTTGAATCTATGATGGCTGAGCAAGGTCTTCTAGAAGAAGGTGATAGTTTATATGACGCTGCACATATTGGCTTGATGATTCATGTTAATGCTGCTCTGAGAGCGAATTTACTTTTTGAAAAAGATCGTGATTACATTGTGGAAGATGATCAAATTGTCATTATCGATGAATTCACAGGCCGTAAAATGGAAGGGCGTCGTTGGAGTGAAGGTTTACATCAAGCCGTAGAAGCAAAAGAAGGCGTTAAAATTCAGCAAGAGAGTCAAACCTTTGCTTCGATTACCTTCCAAAACTATTTCCGCCAGTATGAAAAGTTATCAGGTATGACAGGAACCGCAGACACAGAAGCTGGTGAGTTCTTATCTACCTATGAGCTTGAAGTTGTCGTCATTCCTCCAAACAAAGTTCCTCAGCGTGTTGATTTGCCTGATTTGGTGTATTTGGACATGGAGGGTAAATTTAACGCAATTGTTGAAGATATTCGTGAAACACATAAAACCCAACAACCTGTTTTGGTGGGTACAGCCTCGATTGAAATGTCTGAAATGTTAGCAAAATCTTTAACTAAAGCTAAAGTACCGCATAGTGTTTTGAATGCAAAACAGCATGAAAAAGAAGCATCAATTATCGCTAATGCAGGTCGTCCTGGAGCGGTAACGATTGCAACTAACATGGCTGGACGTGGAACAGATATCGTTTTAGGTGGTAATTTAGAGCTAGAACTTGCTGAATTAAAGAATCCAACAGAAGAAAAAATAAAGCAGGTTACTGATGACTGGAACGAGCGTCATGCTGCTGTCTTAGGTTTTGGTGGTTTGAAAGTGATTGGTTCTGAGCGTCATGAATCTCGACGTATTGATAATCAGCTTCGTGGTCGTTCAGGTCGTCAGGGTGATGTTGGTACAACGCGTTTTTATCTCTCTTTAGATGATGATTTAATGCGTCGTTTCGCTTCTGAAAAAGTGAAATCTATGATGAAACGTTTGGGAATGGCTTCTAATGAAGCGATTGAGCATGGCATGGTGACTAAATCGATTGAGCGTGCTCAAAAACAAGTTGAACGTATGCATCAGGATGAGCGTGCAAACTTACTTAAATTTGATGATATTTCTAATCAGCAGCGAAAGGTGGTTTATCAGCAACGTAATGAGTTGATGGCCGATGATGATGTTAGCCCAGTAATTAATAGTTTGCGTGAACAAGTGGTTGAGCAGATTGTCGGAACTTATATTCCAAAAGGCTCTTTAGAAGAGCAGTGGGATGTACCAGGCCTGGAAAAAGCCATTGCTGAAGAATTAGGCGCTGAGTTTGCTATTCAAGAGTGGTTAAGTACAGACACTGGTCTGTACGAAGAAAAACTGATTGAAAAAATTATTGCTGAACTAGCGGATATCTATAGCGTTAAAATGAGTGTGGTTGATCCTGCAACTCGTCAGCATTTTGAAAAAGAAGTGCTGTTACGTACTATTGATAGACAGTGGCGTGAACATTTATCTGAGATGGACTATCTACGTAGAGGGATTCATTTACGTGGTTATGCACAAAAAGATCCTTTCCAAGAGTATCGTCGTGAATCTTCTGAAATGTTCCATAACTTCTTGCAAGAGGTCACTTTTGAAACAGTTAAGGTTCTGTCATTGGTACAAATTGAAGGGACTCAAGATGTAGCCGACTTTGATGATCAAACTGAAAAAGAGCGACCACAGCAATTAGAAGCTAATCATCCCGCTGCACAGGGAATTGCAGATGCGATGAATGGATCAGAAGATAACGAACAGGATAAAGAGGGTACTTTTAGACGCGAAGAACCCAAAGTAGGGCGTAACGACCCTTGTCCTTGTGGTTCAGGTAAAAAATATAAACAATGTTGTGGAAAATTAAGTTAA
- the lpxC gene encoding UDP-3-O-acyl-N-acetylglucosamine deacetylase gives MNQRTLANKIKAKGIGLHTGHESVMTLRPAPVNTGIVFRRVDCSPEVEFTVSPEIVGETMLCTTIVNSASEKVIKIATIEHLMSALAGVGIDNVYIDITSDEVPIMDGSSSHFIFLLQSAGVKIQDVPKKFVRILKPVRVENEKGGWAEFAPYEGYRLNFSIDFEHPAFQETAEKMTLEFSSTSYFKEVSRARTFGFMEDMETLRAKNLGLGASLKNAIGLDESGVMNIEGLRDKDEFVRHKILDAVGDLYMLGHPIVGEFTAHKSGHALNNQLLRALLSQPDAYELIDYSESKPPVQYGSSKVVA, from the coding sequence TTGAATCAAAGAACATTAGCCAACAAGATTAAAGCCAAAGGTATTGGTCTACACACAGGGCATGAGTCTGTAATGACATTGCGGCCAGCCCCGGTTAATACAGGTATTGTATTTAGACGTGTAGATTGCAGTCCTGAAGTTGAATTTACAGTTTCACCTGAAATTGTCGGTGAAACGATGTTATGTACCACAATCGTTAATTCAGCCAGTGAAAAAGTGATTAAAATTGCGACCATTGAGCATTTAATGTCCGCTTTAGCGGGTGTTGGAATTGATAACGTCTATATTGATATCACTTCGGATGAAGTGCCTATTATGGACGGAAGTTCATCGCACTTTATTTTCTTGCTGCAGTCGGCTGGTGTGAAAATTCAAGATGTTCCAAAAAAGTTCGTACGCATCTTAAAGCCCGTTCGTGTAGAAAATGAAAAAGGTGGTTGGGCTGAGTTTGCACCTTATGAAGGTTATCGACTAAATTTCTCAATTGATTTTGAACATCCTGCTTTCCAAGAAACCGCTGAAAAAATGACTTTGGAGTTTTCTTCAACTTCTTATTTCAAAGAGGTGAGTCGTGCTAGAACGTTTGGTTTTATGGAAGATATGGAAACACTTAGAGCTAAAAACCTAGGTCTAGGCGCAAGCTTGAAGAATGCCATTGGTTTGGATGAAAGTGGTGTCATGAATATTGAAGGGTTAAGAGATAAAGATGAGTTCGTTCGTCATAAAATCTTAGACGCTGTTGGAGATTTATACATGCTAGGACACCCTATTGTTGGTGAGTTTACTGCACATAAGTCGGGTCATGCTTTAAATAATCAGCTACTAAGAGCATTATTATCTCAACCTGACGCATATGAATTGATCGATTATTCTGAATCAAAGCCTCCTGTTCAATATGGAAGCAGCAAAGTTGTAGCTTAA
- the hisC gene encoding histidinol-phosphate transaminase, with product MSQYWSSLVHTLTPYVPGEQPKVNNLIKLNTNENPYPPSDYVLDAIKKATDDKLKLYPDPNADVLKKRIADYHNVDANQVFVGNGSDEVLAHAFQALLKQEKPLLFPDITYSFYPVYCGLYGIDYQTVPLNDEFEIQVADYSQECGAIIFPNPNAPTGRLLELDEIEVLLQSHTQQVVLIDEAYVDFGGQSAISLVNKYPNLLVTQTLSKSRSLAGLRVGFAVGHADLIEGLERVKNSFNSYPLDRLAIYGAVASFDDEQSFQESCKSVINTREELNAKLLELGFKVLPSAANFVFATHPQFKAVEIAAKLREKSIIVRYFNKPRIDQFLRITIGNDTENQALCVALEAIIKG from the coding sequence ATGAGCCAATATTGGAGTTCATTAGTTCACACCTTAACCCCTTATGTTCCAGGTGAACAGCCTAAAGTGAATAACTTAATTAAACTCAATACCAATGAGAATCCTTATCCACCTTCAGATTATGTGCTCGACGCCATAAAAAAAGCTACGGATGACAAATTAAAACTTTATCCTGACCCTAACGCAGATGTGCTTAAAAAACGTATTGCTGATTATCACAATGTAGATGCAAACCAAGTATTTGTAGGTAATGGTTCTGATGAAGTCCTGGCGCATGCTTTTCAAGCCTTGTTAAAACAAGAGAAACCATTACTATTCCCTGACATAACATACAGCTTTTACCCTGTTTATTGCGGCCTATATGGTATTGATTACCAAACGGTTCCATTGAACGACGAATTTGAAATACAGGTTGCTGACTACTCACAAGAATGTGGCGCGATTATCTTCCCCAATCCCAATGCCCCTACAGGCAGACTACTTGAATTAGATGAAATTGAGGTCTTGTTACAAAGCCATACTCAGCAAGTTGTTTTGATTGATGAGGCTTATGTTGATTTTGGCGGTCAAAGTGCGATTAGTTTGGTAAACAAATATCCAAACCTACTGGTTACTCAAACGCTTTCTAAGTCACGCTCTCTAGCAGGTTTACGTGTTGGTTTTGCTGTCGGTCATGCAGATTTAATTGAAGGATTAGAGCGCGTTAAAAATAGTTTTAACTCATACCCTTTAGATAGATTAGCGATATACGGAGCAGTTGCCTCTTTTGATGATGAACAATCTTTTCAAGAGAGCTGTAAATCGGTTATAAACACTCGTGAAGAGTTAAATGCAAAACTGTTAGAGTTAGGTTTTAAAGTACTACCTTCTGCGGCCAATTTTGTTTTTGCTACTCACCCACAGTTTAAAGCGGTAGAAATTGCTGCAAAACTACGAGAAAAGTCGATCATTGTCAGATATTTTAATAAACCACGTATTGATCAGTTTTTAAGAATCACGATTGGTAATGACACTGAAAATCAGGCTTTGTGTGTTGCTTTAGAAGCGATTATCAAAGGTTGA
- the argJ gene encoding bifunctional glutamate N-acetyltransferase/amino-acid acetyltransferase ArgJ, with amino-acid sequence MNIDNLVLHPVAGFYLGACAAKIKKSGATDLVIMELAEGSLTAATFTQNAFCAAPVTLAKAHLSSAAPRALIINSGNANAGTGEQGMLDAVQSCEWVAKELGCEVNQVLPFSTGVIGENLPMEKLHVGIPAAMANMSVSGWNEACKGIMTTDLVPKTVSKVVDIDGHSVTITGISKGSGMIHPNMATMLGFVATDAKINQACLQQCLTDAVNLSFNRITVDGDTSTNDACTLTATQKADMPLIDSVDSAAYKAFAKEINQVMTDLAQMIIRDGEGATKFVSIIVEGGNSQQECLQVAHAVALSPLVKTALFASDPNWGRILAAVGRSGIDELDVNILKIYLGDVCIVENGGRALTYTEEAGQAVMNETDITILIQLNRGAHSETVWTTDFSYDYVKINAEYRS; translated from the coding sequence ATGAATATTGATAATCTTGTTTTACATCCTGTAGCAGGTTTTTATTTAGGGGCTTGTGCCGCTAAAATTAAAAAAAGTGGTGCAACTGATTTAGTCATTATGGAGTTGGCCGAAGGTTCTCTTACCGCTGCTACGTTTACCCAAAATGCCTTCTGCGCAGCTCCAGTTACCTTAGCTAAAGCACATTTAAGCTCCGCAGCCCCACGAGCATTAATCATCAATAGTGGTAATGCCAATGCTGGTACTGGTGAACAAGGAATGCTCGATGCTGTCCAGAGTTGTGAATGGGTAGCTAAAGAACTTGGTTGTGAAGTAAATCAAGTTTTACCTTTTTCTACCGGAGTTATTGGTGAGAACCTACCGATGGAAAAATTACATGTCGGTATTCCGGCAGCAATGGCAAATATGTCTGTTTCAGGTTGGAATGAGGCGTGTAAAGGTATTATGACAACGGACTTAGTGCCAAAAACAGTCAGTAAGGTCGTAGATATTGATGGCCATTCAGTGACTATTACAGGAATATCTAAAGGGTCTGGAATGATTCATCCTAATATGGCGACAATGTTAGGTTTTGTGGCAACAGATGCCAAAATTAACCAGGCCTGCTTGCAGCAGTGTTTAACCGATGCGGTTAATTTATCGTTTAATAGAATTACCGTTGATGGCGATACATCTACTAATGATGCTTGTACTTTAACGGCAACACAAAAAGCAGATATGCCTTTGATTGATTCAGTTGATTCTGCAGCATATAAAGCATTTGCTAAAGAAATTAATCAGGTCATGACTGATTTAGCGCAAATGATTATTCGTGATGGTGAAGGGGCGACAAAATTCGTTAGCATTATTGTTGAGGGTGGAAACTCTCAGCAAGAATGTTTACAAGTTGCTCACGCGGTTGCTTTATCTCCATTAGTAAAGACTGCGCTATTTGCCTCTGACCCTAACTGGGGACGTATTTTAGCTGCTGTAGGACGTTCTGGTATTGATGAGCTTGATGTTAACATCCTTAAAATTTATTTAGGTGATGTATGTATTGTTGAAAATGGTGGACGAGCTTTAACTTACACTGAAGAAGCAGGCCAAGCAGTTATGAATGAAACCGATATTACAATACTGATTCAACTTAATCGCGGTGCTCATTCTGAGACGGTTTGGACAACCGATTTTTCATATGATTATGTCAAAATTAATGCAGAATATCGTTCTTAA
- a CDS encoding Nudix family hydrolase, with translation MSLHSYIDIAIGVLKKETKICLALRQKHQSHANHWEFPGGKIEKGETPIQALKREFLEELAVETDNWQPLIVIPWHYEKVSVRLHVYTTDEYSSEPVGNEGQQVKWFEVFDLHQLAFPAANTGILKALQLADKYMITGSFNGKDEFLQKLSSALDSGIELCQLRAKGLASNEFSDIAEAAISLCHQKKAKVLLNGKIDLLAEFPEADGIQLASNLIYEFEKRPITKNKLLGVSTHTNEDIQQALKIDADFILLSPVKETSSHPGTAGIGWETFAQRVQSITVPVYALGGMKAGDIEMAKSQGGQGVAAISGFWPG, from the coding sequence GTGAGTTTACATTCCTATATTGACATTGCTATTGGTGTTTTAAAAAAAGAGACTAAGATTTGTTTAGCTTTGAGACAAAAACATCAAAGTCACGCAAATCATTGGGAGTTTCCAGGTGGTAAAATCGAAAAGGGGGAAACCCCTATTCAGGCTCTTAAAAGGGAGTTTTTAGAGGAGTTAGCCGTTGAAACTGATAATTGGCAACCGTTAATTGTTATCCCGTGGCATTATGAAAAAGTCTCTGTACGTTTGCATGTTTATACTACAGACGAATATTCAAGCGAGCCTGTTGGAAATGAAGGGCAACAAGTGAAGTGGTTTGAGGTTTTTGATTTGCATCAACTTGCTTTTCCAGCAGCAAACACAGGCATTCTAAAGGCACTTCAGTTGGCCGATAAGTACATGATAACGGGTAGTTTTAATGGTAAAGATGAATTCCTGCAAAAGTTATCTAGCGCTCTAGATTCAGGAATTGAACTGTGTCAGCTAAGAGCCAAAGGTTTAGCGTCTAATGAATTTTCGGACATTGCAGAAGCGGCTATTAGTCTGTGTCATCAAAAGAAGGCAAAAGTCTTATTAAATGGAAAAATTGATCTATTGGCTGAGTTTCCAGAAGCGGATGGGATTCAGTTAGCTTCTAATCTGATTTATGAGTTTGAGAAGCGTCCCATTACAAAAAATAAGTTACTAGGCGTCTCTACTCATACAAATGAAGATATTCAGCAAGCTTTAAAGATTGATGCCGATTTTATTTTACTTTCGCCAGTAAAAGAGACGTCTTCTCATCCTGGAACAGCAGGTATTGGTTGGGAAACGTTTGCACAGAGGGTTCAGTCTATTACCGTGCCTGTTTATGCTTTGGGCGGGATGAAAGCTGGGGATATTGAGATGGCTAAATCCCAAGGAGGGCAAGGTGTTGCTGCAATATCTGGATTTTGGCCAGGATAA
- the ftsA gene encoding cell division protein FtsA: MARKQHTSNTVVGLDIGTSKIAAIIGKIKANGEIEVVGMGTHPSRGLKKGVVVNIDATVESIQRAIDEAERMSGFEAQSVYVGIAGSHIKSFNSNGMVAIRNQDVQPDDIERVMEAAQTIAIPGDQRVLHILSQEYIIDNQGGIREPVGMSGVRLEAKVHMVTGSVSAAQNITKCVERCNLGVADIILEQLASSDSVLSEDEKELGVCLVDIGGGTTDIAVFHNGAIRHTAVISVAGDQVTNDIAVALRTPTQAAEEIKRKYACALPQLIDKDEEIEVASVGDRPARCLSRRTLVEVIEPRYEELFQLIQAELRSAGFEDVLAAGIVLTGGSSLVEGAVELAEEVFHMPVRLGFPQGVKGLTDEVNSPSYATTVGLLMHARDHMGGVIPEAQSRSSFSDAGSVFERMKTWFSKSF; the protein is encoded by the coding sequence ATGGCGCGTAAACAACACACCTCAAATACCGTAGTGGGTCTTGATATTGGAACTTCTAAAATCGCCGCGATTATCGGTAAGATTAAAGCCAATGGAGAGATTGAAGTGGTAGGGATGGGAACCCATCCATCTCGCGGCTTAAAAAAAGGTGTAGTAGTTAATATCGATGCGACTGTTGAATCTATACAGCGGGCGATAGATGAAGCTGAAAGAATGTCAGGTTTTGAAGCACAGTCGGTTTATGTTGGGATTGCTGGTAGCCATATTAAGAGTTTTAACTCAAATGGTATGGTGGCTATCCGTAATCAAGATGTTCAGCCTGACGATATTGAGCGTGTTATGGAAGCCGCGCAAACGATTGCAATACCTGGTGATCAACGTGTTTTACATATTCTTTCACAAGAGTACATTATCGATAATCAAGGCGGAATCCGCGAACCGGTAGGTATGTCAGGCGTTCGCCTTGAGGCAAAAGTGCACATGGTAACGGGTTCAGTCAGTGCCGCACAAAATATTACAAAGTGTGTAGAGCGTTGCAATCTTGGCGTAGCGGACATTATTCTTGAACAACTTGCATCAAGTGATTCGGTACTTTCTGAAGATGAAAAAGAATTAGGTGTATGTTTAGTTGATATTGGTGGTGGAACAACTGATATTGCTGTATTTCATAATGGTGCAATACGCCATACAGCGGTTATATCGGTTGCTGGTGACCAAGTTACCAATGATATTGCCGTTGCGTTACGTACCCCTACTCAAGCTGCAGAAGAAATTAAGCGTAAGTATGCTTGTGCCTTGCCTCAGTTAATCGATAAAGATGAAGAAATTGAAGTAGCCAGTGTTGGAGATCGTCCAGCACGTTGTCTTTCTCGCCGTACGCTAGTTGAAGTTATTGAACCTCGCTATGAAGAACTGTTTCAATTAATTCAAGCAGAACTGCGCAGTGCAGGTTTTGAAGATGTTTTAGCCGCCGGAATTGTTTTAACGGGCGGCAGTTCTCTAGTAGAAGGTGCGGTTGAATTGGCAGAAGAAGTGTTTCATATGCCAGTACGTTTAGGTTTCCCACAAGGTGTTAAAGGGTTAACAGACGAAGTAAACAGTCCATCTTATGCAACCACGGTTGGTTTATTGATGCATGCAAGAGACCATATGGGCGGAGTCATTCCTGAAGCACAATCAAGATCAAGTTTTTCAGATGCAGGTAGTGTTTTTGAACGCATGAAAACGTGGTTTAGCAAAAGCTTTTAA
- the coaE gene encoding dephospho-CoA kinase (Dephospho-CoA kinase (CoaE) performs the final step in coenzyme A biosynthesis.) — protein MTKVIALTGGIGSGKTTVSDILKKQHIPIIDTDIIARQVVEPGSFGLTQVVERFGSHYLNTDGSLNRTLLRSKIFNNAEAKKELERILHPLIQEETLKQLENYKQQLPPYIVIAIPLLIENIKNKTTRPGYIDEIWVVDCPEEQQIKRASKRDQSNRDLIKKIIAQQASRKERLSYADHVINNNGSLKVLENQIQTLLTD, from the coding sequence ATGACTAAAGTAATCGCTCTTACAGGTGGTATTGGTTCTGGTAAAACTACCGTATCCGACATTCTTAAAAAACAACATATTCCAATAATTGACACCGATATTATTGCAAGACAAGTCGTTGAGCCTGGTTCTTTCGGGCTGACTCAAGTTGTAGAACGGTTTGGTAGCCATTACTTAAATACAGATGGTAGTTTAAACCGTACTTTGCTCCGTAGCAAAATATTCAATAATGCTGAAGCGAAGAAAGAATTAGAGCGAATCCTCCATCCTCTTATTCAAGAAGAAACATTAAAACAACTTGAAAATTACAAGCAACAACTTCCACCGTATATAGTTATCGCGATTCCCTTATTAATTGAAAATATCAAAAACAAAACTACCAGGCCTGGTTATATTGATGAAATTTGGGTAGTTGATTGTCCAGAAGAACAACAGATAAAAAGAGCTTCTAAAAGAGATCAAAGTAATAGAGATTTAATAAAAAAAATTATTGCGCAACAAGCGAGTAGGAAAGAGCGTTTAAGCTATGCCGATCACGTTATAAACAATAATGGTTCTTTGAAAGTCTTAGAAAACCAAATACAAACCTTACTTACAGATTAA
- a CDS encoding DciA family protein has translation MKPLLNQAHGALKNLLEDAQLFQALLEVGQDSLPAELKPHLIGVSFEKNCLLLQLDEAIWATQLRFYEPNLLGIYQEHFPHLELERVKVHILLQAPAPTRTKRIITPPSDEDAQEMLTISRKIKSPGLRDALKALSLRAKKNAHE, from the coding sequence ATGAAACCGTTATTAAATCAGGCTCATGGTGCGTTAAAAAATCTTCTTGAAGATGCTCAATTATTTCAGGCCTTGCTAGAAGTTGGACAAGACAGCTTACCTGCTGAATTAAAGCCTCACTTAATCGGGGTTAGCTTTGAAAAGAACTGTTTATTATTGCAGTTAGATGAGGCTATCTGGGCAACTCAATTACGCTTTTATGAACCCAATTTACTGGGCATCTACCAAGAACATTTTCCTCACTTAGAATTGGAGCGTGTAAAAGTTCACATACTTCTACAGGCTCCTGCTCCAACTAGAACAAAAAGAATCATCACCCCGCCTAGTGATGAAGACGCACAAGAAATGTTAACGATTAGTCGGAAGATAAAATCGCCAGGTTTACGCGATGCTCTGAAAGCTCTCAGCTTAAGGGCAAAAAAAAACGCCCATGAATAA
- a CDS encoding cell division protein FtsQ/DivIB, producing the protein MFDLRRGVQVLLLMAAIALLALVAWSSTQKNSPLYQPIRAFELVSPVNQVTPQEIQKTVEPYLGKSFWDIPLNQIQADLIRLDWIESAEVKRKWPNLLYIWVKEQVPVARWDEAGLVNQSGQVFFPLSIEGFENLVRLNGALDESEQVLRNLIALQKSLSVLELMIEEINLTADKVWHIQILNGPKIVLDSLDYKHKLQRFIMAYPKLESEMRKSARVYDLRYSNGFIIAQK; encoded by the coding sequence TTGTTTGATTTGAGACGAGGTGTACAGGTATTGCTATTGATGGCGGCTATTGCTTTACTTGCATTGGTTGCTTGGTCTTCTACTCAAAAAAATTCCCCGCTTTATCAGCCAATTCGGGCTTTTGAACTGGTTTCTCCAGTTAATCAAGTGACACCTCAAGAAATTCAAAAAACGGTGGAACCCTATTTAGGGAAGTCGTTTTGGGATATTCCTTTAAACCAGATTCAAGCCGATTTAATTCGTCTGGACTGGATAGAATCAGCAGAAGTTAAACGTAAATGGCCAAATTTACTTTATATCTGGGTTAAAGAACAGGTTCCTGTTGCGCGTTGGGATGAAGCAGGCCTGGTAAATCAGTCTGGTCAGGTGTTTTTTCCTCTCTCTATTGAAGGTTTTGAAAACTTAGTACGTTTGAATGGCGCACTGGATGAATCAGAGCAAGTTTTAAGAAACCTGATCGCATTACAGAAAAGTTTAAGTGTATTGGAATTAATGATTGAAGAGATTAATTTGACGGCTGATAAAGTGTGGCATATTCAAATTTTAAATGGACCAAAGATTGTTTTAGATTCTTTGGATTATAAGCATAAATTACAACGTTTCATTATGGCTTATCCTAAGCTTGAATCTGAGATGAGAAAGTCAGCAAGAGTTTATGATTTACGCTATAGTAATGGTTTTATAATAGCTCAGAAATAA